From a region of the Arachis ipaensis cultivar K30076 chromosome B09, Araip1.1, whole genome shotgun sequence genome:
- the LOC107619215 gene encoding 40S ribosomal protein S27-2, with amino-acid sequence MVLQNDIDLLNPPAELEKRKHKLKRLVQSPNSFFMDVKCQGCFNITTVFSHSQTVVVCGNCQTVLCQPTGGRARLTEGCSFRKKGD; translated from the exons ATG GTTCTTCAGAATGACATCGATTTGCTTAACCCTCCAGCTGAGCTTGAGAAGAGAAAACACAAGCTCAAGCGTCTTGTTCAGTCTCCTAACTCTTTCTTCATG GATGTGAAGTGCCAAGGTTGCTTCAACAT TACCACTGTATTCAGCCACTCTCAAACTGTCGTGGTGTGCGGAAACTGCCAGACAGTATTGTGCCAGCCAACCGGCGGGCGAGCCAGGCTGACTGAGGGCTGCTCTTTTAGGAAGAAAGGGGATTAA